A genomic segment from Amia ocellicauda isolate fAmiCal2 chromosome 13, fAmiCal2.hap1, whole genome shotgun sequence encodes:
- the zdhhc21 gene encoding palmitoyltransferase ZDHHC21 isoform X3, protein MGLRIHFVIDPMGWCCISMVFFIWLYNSLFIPRLVLFPHFDEGHISVAVVIGYYVASLFCVTALVRASIADPGRLAQDPQIPHTEREQWELCNKCNMMRPKRSHHCSRCGHCVRRMDHHCPWINNCVGEDNHWLFLQLCFYTQVLSLFTLLLDFCQYYYFQPLTKVNEELFIFRHELALLRMSTFMGLLMFGGMSSLFYTQVTGILTDTTTIEKMSHCYEELSRPRKPWQQTFAEVFGTRWKILWFLPFRKKQPLRLPYHFPSHI, encoded by the exons ATGGGTCTTCGCATTCACTTCGTCATTGACCCTATGGGCTGGTGCTGCATCAGCATGGTATTCTTCATTTGGCTATACAACTCCTTGTTCATCCCCAGACTGGTGCTGTTCCCCCATTTTGATGAAGGCCACATCTCAGTGGCTGTTGTGATCG GCTACTACGTGGCTTCACTTTTCTGTGTGACTGCCCTGGTCAGAGCCTCCATCGCTGACCCTGGCCGACTGGCACAGGACCCACAGATTCCACACACCG AGCGAGAGCAGTGGGAGCTGTGCAACAAATGTAACATGATGAGGCCCAAGAGATCACACCACTGCAGCCGCTGTGGCCACTGTGTCCGGAGGATGGATCACCACTGTCCATG GATTAATAATTGTGTCGGGGAGGACAACCACTGGCTCTTCCTGCAGCTTTGCTTCTACACACAAGTCTTGAGTCTGTTTACACTGTTGCTGGATTTCTGCCAGTACTATTACTTCCAGCCTTTAACAAAAGTCAACGAG GAGCTTTTCATATTCAGACATGAACTGGCCTTGCTCAGGATGTCCACCTTCATGGGTCTGCTGATGTTTGGCGGCATGAGTAGCCTCTTCTACACACAGGTCACTGGCATCCTCACA GACACGACAACCATTGAAAAAATGTCTCACTGCTATGAAGAATT ATCCAGGCCCAGAAAGCCTTGGCAGCAGACCTTCGCGGAGGTTTTTGGCACCCGTTGGAAGATCCTGTGGTTCCTTCCTTTCAGGAAAAAGCAACCGCTGCGACTCCCCTACCACTTTCCCAGTCACATATAG
- the zdhhc21 gene encoding palmitoyltransferase ZDHHC21 isoform X1 yields the protein MCTEDVCPQQDAVQGGILLKRPTTKHGRALLTLHCGHGKRGYDEIYQIHSRIPSLAPTMGLRIHFVIDPMGWCCISMVFFIWLYNSLFIPRLVLFPHFDEGHISVAVVIGYYVASLFCVTALVRASIADPGRLAQDPQIPHTEREQWELCNKCNMMRPKRSHHCSRCGHCVRRMDHHCPWINNCVGEDNHWLFLQLCFYTQVLSLFTLLLDFCQYYYFQPLTKVNEELFIFRHELALLRMSTFMGLLMFGGMSSLFYTQVTGILTDTTTIEKMSHCYEELSRPRKPWQQTFAEVFGTRWKILWFLPFRKKQPLRLPYHFPSHI from the exons ATGTGCACGGAAGATGTTTGTCCTCAGCAGGATGCCGTACAAGGAGGTATTTTACTAAAGCGCCCTACAACGAAACACGGAAGAGCGCTGCTCACATTGCACTGCGGACACGGAAAGCGAGGGTACGACGA gaTTTATCAAATTCACTCCAGGATACCCTCCCTCGCCCCCACCATGGGTCTTCGCATTCACTTCGTCATTGACCCTATGGGCTGGTGCTGCATCAGCATGGTATTCTTCATTTGGCTATACAACTCCTTGTTCATCCCCAGACTGGTGCTGTTCCCCCATTTTGATGAAGGCCACATCTCAGTGGCTGTTGTGATCG GCTACTACGTGGCTTCACTTTTCTGTGTGACTGCCCTGGTCAGAGCCTCCATCGCTGACCCTGGCCGACTGGCACAGGACCCACAGATTCCACACACCG AGCGAGAGCAGTGGGAGCTGTGCAACAAATGTAACATGATGAGGCCCAAGAGATCACACCACTGCAGCCGCTGTGGCCACTGTGTCCGGAGGATGGATCACCACTGTCCATG GATTAATAATTGTGTCGGGGAGGACAACCACTGGCTCTTCCTGCAGCTTTGCTTCTACACACAAGTCTTGAGTCTGTTTACACTGTTGCTGGATTTCTGCCAGTACTATTACTTCCAGCCTTTAACAAAAGTCAACGAG GAGCTTTTCATATTCAGACATGAACTGGCCTTGCTCAGGATGTCCACCTTCATGGGTCTGCTGATGTTTGGCGGCATGAGTAGCCTCTTCTACACACAGGTCACTGGCATCCTCACA GACACGACAACCATTGAAAAAATGTCTCACTGCTATGAAGAATT ATCCAGGCCCAGAAAGCCTTGGCAGCAGACCTTCGCGGAGGTTTTTGGCACCCGTTGGAAGATCCTGTGGTTCCTTCCTTTCAGGAAAAAGCAACCGCTGCGACTCCCCTACCACTTTCCCAGTCACATATAG
- the zdhhc21 gene encoding palmitoyltransferase ZDHHC21 isoform X2 — translation MCTEDVCPQQDAVQGGILLKRPTTKHGRALLTLHCGHGKRGYDEIYQIHSRIPSLAPTMGLRIHFVIDPMGWCCISMVFFIWLYNSLFIPRLVLFPHFDEGHISVAVVIGYYVASLFCVTALVRASIADPGRLAQDPQIPHTEREQWELCNKCNMMRPKRSHHCSRCGHCVRRMDHHCPWINNCVGEDNHWLFLQLCFYTQVLSLFTLLLDFCQYYYFQPLTKVNEELFIFRHELALLRMSTFMGLLMFGGMSSLFYTQVTGILTTFSVPDLPVYGSGRYPMMRLETEL, via the exons ATGTGCACGGAAGATGTTTGTCCTCAGCAGGATGCCGTACAAGGAGGTATTTTACTAAAGCGCCCTACAACGAAACACGGAAGAGCGCTGCTCACATTGCACTGCGGACACGGAAAGCGAGGGTACGACGA gaTTTATCAAATTCACTCCAGGATACCCTCCCTCGCCCCCACCATGGGTCTTCGCATTCACTTCGTCATTGACCCTATGGGCTGGTGCTGCATCAGCATGGTATTCTTCATTTGGCTATACAACTCCTTGTTCATCCCCAGACTGGTGCTGTTCCCCCATTTTGATGAAGGCCACATCTCAGTGGCTGTTGTGATCG GCTACTACGTGGCTTCACTTTTCTGTGTGACTGCCCTGGTCAGAGCCTCCATCGCTGACCCTGGCCGACTGGCACAGGACCCACAGATTCCACACACCG AGCGAGAGCAGTGGGAGCTGTGCAACAAATGTAACATGATGAGGCCCAAGAGATCACACCACTGCAGCCGCTGTGGCCACTGTGTCCGGAGGATGGATCACCACTGTCCATG GATTAATAATTGTGTCGGGGAGGACAACCACTGGCTCTTCCTGCAGCTTTGCTTCTACACACAAGTCTTGAGTCTGTTTACACTGTTGCTGGATTTCTGCCAGTACTATTACTTCCAGCCTTTAACAAAAGTCAACGAG GAGCTTTTCATATTCAGACATGAACTGGCCTTGCTCAGGATGTCCACCTTCATGGGTCTGCTGATGTTTGGCGGCATGAGTAGCCTCTTCTACACACAGGTCACTGGCATCCTCACA ACTTTCTCTGTACCTGACCTTCCCGTCTATGGGAGTGGTAGGTATCCGATGATGAGACTGGAAACTGAGCTCTAG